GAATGGTTCAGCCCACAGACAGCtaaacagccaatcagacaattagacagacagacagagagagacatacacacaaaatctgTTCTGTTTCTGGAGTAGTTTGTACCATGTACACAGACAGGCAGGTGTATTAGATCCCCCTAGTGATCTCTTCCAGGTTATCATATACATagctagacagacagacagaaagatacgTATCAGATCCCCCTCTGTTCTGGAGTGATTTGTTCTGGATTAACATATATaaagaaggacagacagacagacagacagactgacagatagatagatagatagatagatagatagatagatcccTCTTTGTTCTAGAGTGGTTTGTTCCAAGTTAAATTATACATagccacagacagacaggcagataaacagacagacaggttgaaagagagacagacaggctgacagagagacaaatagacagacaggtgagttCATGAGTACACAGTGTGCTCACCAGGGGGCAGTAGTGTGTTTCCTCCCAGGGGGAACATGTAGGAGAACGCTGAGAGTGATGTGGTAGGCGGGAACAGGAACTTTCCCATGTCCTTTTCGCCATTAGCGGCGTCTGTGTTTGTGCAGCCCGTCtgtgcactaacacacactttactctgTTCTCCATTTCTGTAACTTTTCCTACCTGTTAACTCCACTTTAGCCTGCTGAGatttaacattagcattagcattaacgTCACTGCTAGTCTCCACTCTTCCCTCTGGTTCTGGTTCCTTCTCTTCTCCTGAAGCTCCTCCAGGACTCTCGTCCACGTTCTTCTCCTCCGTCTGGTTCCTCTCTGACTGAAACACAGCACTGCTGTCTGAAAACTTCTGACTGGCTGCTCTCCTGCTGGGGCGCCGCCCCCTCTCCCTCTGCAGAGTGCTGATTGGTGGGTAAGGGCTGGACATCAGGAAGCTGTTGGCGTGGAGGTCGAAGACGTCGTGGCCGTCATGAAGGCGATGACGTCCTCTGAAGACGGCAGGACTGGGATGTGAGATGTGCTGGTACACAAGCGGGTTCTCCATGTTGGTCAGTAACGTCTTCTGTTGGTTCTCTAGTTCCTTCTGCTGCAGGATGGCGTTCATTTCTATCCTGGACACGGCACATTCATGGAGGATGAACAGtgtttaatgatatttaataaaatcatcAACTGTACATAACACTTATTTTCAGCATATTGTATTTACTTGGAGGATGAAAAGGGGTGTGGCTCAACAGCTCTGTTCTGGCTGGCAGAGCTTATTTTTTGGGGCAGTAAAACCCCAAACCCTACTGCAAGGCAACACATAAATCAGTTTTTATAAATTATCTTTGAAACTATATGctgattaaagattttttttacacactgcgCCTTTAATTGCATAATAAACTTTTACACAATGCACTTTTCATTGTATAATAAACttttacacactgcacctttaactgtataataaccttttacacactgcacctttaactgtataataacctattacacactgcacctttaattgcATAAAAATGTTACACACTACACctttatttgtataataaccttttacacactgcacctttatTTATGCAATAACCTTTTacataatgcacctttaattgtgtaataaacttttacacactgcacctttaattatgtaataaacttttacacactgcacctttaattgtgtaataaacttttacacactgcacctttaattatgtaataaacttttacacactgcacctttaattgtGTAATAAACTTTTACACAATGGACCTTTAATTATGTAATAAACttttacacactgcacctttatttgcataaaaatgttacacactatacttttatttgtataataaccttttacacactgcacctttaattatgtaataaacttttacacattgcacctttaattgtataataaaatatgctAGCTTTCTGGCACACTTGGTGAAACATTTGATTTCTTAACAAAATTGTTTGcctaacgttagctagcttgcaGGTGAACCTGGGTAGCTAGTTTAGGTCACCTACATTGCTCACATTGCTAGTTCAGCAAATGTTCCTAAAATATCATATTGTATAATTAAAACCAGTATTTGATGCTACATGTTATGTTACACACATCTAATCACATCTTACAGTAGCTAATACAGTGGAAACATTTCATGGCTGCCTCCTGAAGACCAGCTAGCGTATGTATGTTGCTAACAAGCTTAGCATGTTCACTAAgtgttttttatgtttacatCAATAAGTGTTTCTTTATCAATTTAATTCTGCAAGGTTGTGATACAAGCTTAAACACTGATTTAGTGGGACACCAGatggcggccattttgtttccttctgaccaatgaaaaAAGCCACATTATgacattctggtctctgattGGCCAGGCAGGTAAGATCGGCCCACTAGAGGGAAATGTCAGTAAATGTCCTTTGTAAATGTCTAGACAAGGAAATGTCAGTAACTTTGTGAATAATCAGAGCCAATCAGAGACCAGAATTTCATAATGTGAATTTCATTAATGTTCAGAACCTTACCTGGCTATGTTCTGTTTGTGGATGATCTCTTGTCGCCTAGCGACCGTTTCCATGGATTCTGGTGGAAGGAAGCCGTAACCTCCTGAAATAGGAATGAAGATTAAAGTAAGAATAAACTGTTTGATTTTTAAGGTTAATTacagaaagccaaaaaaaatgcagcttgtcatgttacagagaaaccacaaagggtaaactcttctgtcctgaagatgtaatataatcctgtgatttgcagctgcactactgtcagagctgctgttatagaaattaatcaacaccttctgaccaatcacaatccagaatccagcagcagtgtgatgtaagatgtaataataataataataataataataataatatctgacCTGCTGAACTGAAGGCTCTTCCTGTGAGCACAGCGGATTGGGGGGGCAGCGGTGGGGCCAGGGGACGAGACTCCGAGGATGAGACAATGTCAGTGGGAGGGACCagctccctacacacacacacacacacacacacacacacacacacacacgtttaaggtaggtttttgtgctttttttcaccAGGTAATGTGTTATCACAGAGTAAATTAGCCttgctcctgtgtgtgtttgtggtgcaTTTAGCATTTTGAATACTTCACttaacactctaatcacacacacacacacacacacacacctgtcgaTGAAGCGTGGCTCGAGCTGCAGTCTCTGCTGTGTCTGAGCGAGAACCTGTGGGTTCAACGCCATCGGGTTCCTCATCATCAGCTCCTGCCTCTGTCTCAGTtctgtgcgcgcacacacacacacacacacacacacgcacacactctgtAATGTCCTGTACCACATCATATCGTTATCGTATCGTTATCATATGGTTATTGTATCGCGTCTTACCTCCGACAGACATGCTGTTAACAAGTCTGTACCAATGTTTATCATCCTGCTCTCCTAACGCTGTCATCTTCCTCAGCTGATCCCTTGGGGtcattacacaaatacacacaccctgcacacacacacacacacaacatgaaacACACTGTGCAAATAAATGAAACTGTGATAAAATGCTGTATCTTTTATAATTAGCTTGTAAACTTGATGTTATATAAAGAGATAGCAGTAAGCAGTGTGTAATccccgtgtgtgtttgtgtgtgtgtgtgtgttcgtgcaGCATCTGTCGACCTGCACGTCCTTTAACTCCACGCTAATCATCCGATTAGCTAATTCCTGAGTGTACAGCACTTCAGAGGGATGTGTTAGCTTTAATCCCACGCTTTAGCGTTTTACCCTCAGCAAACCTTCCTGTAATCACCGCCATGATCAGTGCATGCTAAATGCTAAGCTCATTAGCCTCCATTAGCATCAGGGATGTCCTGAACACacctctgcttctctctctcacacacacaactacacttacgtttaatttcatttttatttttgtggggaaaaaagaaggaaaaggaagtttaaaaaaaaaacgtcttcCATGTGAATAAGGAAAGAAGAAACAAGGGATGTGACTGAAAGAGGCTAAAGgcaggggcggagcttcatctGCATAaatctgcatatatatatatatacacgtataCATACACgcagtatataaatattattttacatattccTAGCTGTTTTTAAAAGGTGTGATTTCTTGGTGAAAAGTTTTAGACAGTTTTCCAAAAGTGTGATTAAAAAGTATAAGTTATGAATTATTCATCAATAATAAATTACTAATGATGAATTATTAATGAGCATTTCTTTATATTATGAAGGTTATTACTTCAGCTAAATGAACTccactgcagtgttttattactggactctgtgtgtgtgtgtgtgtgtgtgtgtgcttatccGAGTGCAGGATTTGCTAACTGCTAATCTCATTAAAGGAGAGGATTAAAGGGGAAACTGCTGACGATTTACACTGagccctcatcatcatcatcatcatcatcatccttatgttccacatttcatttataaacACTTATAACACCCTGAACAGAACAGGAAGTGTTAATAACCTCTCATATGTAGATGATTAGCTAGTGAtattgttagcattagcattagctacaCCAGTACAGATTAAAATCAGTGCacttacagaaacattctgttgcTCACTACGAGTTTAGCTTTCCCGGTTGCCATGACGACCGAGCCGTCAGTATTATGGTATGGTCTGATGATTAATCTGCAGTGTAATAGATAATTACGTCACGCTGTTATGATGAATATTTATAGAcctatttgcataaatattatgttttaataaataattatttggtCATTCGGAATCTTACTGCTCTAACATCAATCAGTTAAAAGAGCTTATAAAAGTCACAGCAGTTCAATATTTGTGTGACATAATCaaagaatgtatttatttattatttattatgaatgtatttatttattgtttgtttattctatcatttgttttctctctatttttcttttttgcttttatacatttttcattgtttttgttgtttcatttgatagtattttatttatttattaagttattaaaatattatttttatttatctttcctggtttgtttgtttgatcaTTTAGtagtttataaaaaataaatcaataattaatcaatctgttcattcattcattgcttAGTTAGGAATTAATTATATTAGTTAcctatatatttatgtatttattatttaatatatttaatccTTGTTTTGTTTGCTCGATTAgcagtttaattatttattaagtaaTCATtcaatctatcaatctatctatctttctatctatctgtttttatttatatttaaagttttctttaaacACATGCACTGATGCTGAattcttaaaatgtttaatagaaAGTCACtgttattgtaattattattattattattattattattatcgttgttgttgttgttgttgttattactattagtagtagtattagtatagtataAATCCCAATGTGACGTGTATCTCTGTATGTATAGATACAACTCTAGGAGaaagtgttttataaataaagacatcattataaacattatagaCATGAATGTATGAGATGAAGTCACACACTGACCTGTGTTCCTTGTGCAGAGTGTTTCAGCCAGATGAGtcacaaatcaaataaataaagtgaataaagtgtgGAAGCTGGTGCAGAGACGGAGTCGGGTCTGAGTCAGGTCTGCACCACGTTCCACTCAGTGATAGAGATGTGACGctcagtgtgggtgtgtgtaaaataaaacagatattTAAACAGAGATTTAACCGTGCATTAGCCTGTCCTGCTCTAATCCACACGTCTCTGCTATGCTCTGAGGGTAATGAAGTGTGCAGTATAAGCGAGCTCGTTAAACTCCCATAATCCCCCTGTAACGCCTTAACACTCACAAAGCttcccctaacacacacacacactcacacacacacaataccgcCATGTGTGGTTCATATTCCTCTCATCACCTTCTGCACTAATAACAGGAAGATTGTGGGTTCGAATCCCTGCTGTGAATAAACACACCCcatcatataatatatatcttaTAACACAGACAAtacagcatatacagtacactctAAGTAAGAACAACTCTTTGTTTCCTGAAAAACTCTCAGTTATCCAGTTCTACAGGGAACATTTAAGGGTTTCCCCAAAGGGACAACTCGGgaatccttaagggttctacaGTCAACCTTTATTTTCCTAACAGTGTAGAATATATAGAATACAGCATATAGAACATATAGAACATTGTGCACAGGTTTTGGGGCATAGACTATAGAGTATAATGTACAGAATACAGCAGAAGGAGAGGAAGGTGGGACATGGTGCATTTAAGCACATAATTTGAGTCAAAATGTTGTGTATAAACACCGTTTTCAAACAGTTTTCCAGTTtccaaatgggaaaaaaaattccgaatgggaaaaaatggtgggggtgggggggttatACTGATTTTTAGCATGTGTATTTAGTGTTTAGTATTTAGTACTTAACTAGCAAAGTCATCAATGAGTGAAATAATtgaaacattttagtgttttgaaCTAATGactgtatactttatatattgtacctatataatatacagtcatTAGttcaaaacactaaaatgtttcaGTTATTTTGCTCACTGATGACTTTGCTAGTTAAGTACTAAATACTCGAATAACTGAAACAAATCATTTTGCACACTACTGATTCTAACATCAAATGTTTCAAAGAACATAAaaagtgctttatttaaaaatgttacatgtatgtatgaatgtacatatgtatccatctatccacccatccatccaactaaccatctatccatctatccatctaaccatctatccattctctgtaccgctctGTATCCTTCACAGGGTTGCaggttatttattcatttatttatttaaatttatttattttgtatttgacTTTTGGTTGCTGAGTTCTTAACATTTGGAGTAAAAAGTcgcaattatttttattattttttaaaggccATTTCAGTGTGTACAGAAGGTcaacacaaagaaaaactttgtaaaatggaggaaaaaactATTAGCATTTAGATTGGAAAAAaccacacagagtgaaacaatTGAATCGTTACAGTGTATTGAGCTAAAGAACTGAATGACTCGAATCAGTAATGTGCTAAATGATTCCCTTAAGTGATTCAAGTCTTTAAGTTCAGTGAACTAAAAGGAATTAATAATGAGCAAAATGAATCTTTTCAGTGTACTGAAACTAAACGGCTCGAATCactgaaatgaatcatttcagAATCATTACTGATTCTCAcatcaaatgtttaaaagaaaataataaaaggtaaTTAGTGGCATTTtgaatgatatttatttatctatttatttatttatttgtttgacccttttaaaacttttcatgACACACACTTGCATGGATGCTGAGTTATTAACATTTTGAACGGTTATAATGGTCAAGATGAATCACTTTAGTGTTCTGAACTAAATGAGTCGAATCATTAAAAAAGAATCATTTTACACAGCACTGTTCTGTCGCATAGTGAGATTGACATGACGCCTAGCCAATCATCTTCCGGGAGGCTGGACTTGCCGTTGATGGGCGTGGTCGTCACTTTCCGGTTACAGTTTCGTGTCACGCGCACGCAGCCACGTTCAGACAGAAAGCGCTCggaaggtgatttttttttggttttgagaAAAGACTCGGAGCGGGGGTGAAGTCGGTAAGTTACGAATCACTAACTAACACAATAATCAATCACGAGtcgttttattttaaattacaccGTGTTTTGTTAGCATGTAGCTAACCGGGCGTTTTCTGAGGCccgctttttttcccctcccctctatatatatatattagccgAGAGCAGCGCGCGCGCGGCCTGTTCGCGCGTAAAGCctcactgtattaaaaaaaaaaacctgagcgCGGGATTCGGAATGAAAATCAGTATCGTGAttttagtaaataattaaaaaaaaaacctcgtACGAACTCGAATTCAATACGCTATAAAACGGACAGACTGATGTGTCGGACTCGTAACTGTTAGCGGCCAAGCTAATGTTTAACCCAGACAGGAAGAACATGGCGGCGTCCCAAACGACGCCATCTTGGTCGTattgtgcactacatagtgtgcgagacatatttttttaaagtttataaagGGAATAGGGAGGGATTGTGGTATTTGGGACGCGGCCGTGTCGTTATGCTAACCTCCTGCTCTGCAGTGACTAGCTAGGAGCCGTTAGCTTAGCAACAGTTCAAACAAAGTCAACCATAAACGCTCTTCACTTCGCGGTGTAATAGCTGTGAGTTAGCTGTGATAATCCTGATTCATCTGTTTGTGCTTATCATATTATAACCAGGGTCTGTTTCATTTAGGTGTTCAGACCTTTTTACAATCAACATTccttgtaaataattaaaaaatatgtggaaaaaaCAATCACTGGCTCTCAGCACAGATTTACTTCACATACTATTACAAATAAGCacattgtttaaatgtgtgtagtaatatatatatatattttaattcagaGGTTATTTATTAAGTATTTTTTCTTAGTAGTGGCATTTGTTATagttttgtaataattttaattattgttttgcaattttcacaatatttttatcaaattaatttagctatttattggtatttttacttttttccccaaccaattttttttattgaatccTCATTAAATtccagttgacattatttatagacataatgatttacatttttagaaTGATGTGTGATTTATTTCCTGGAATTTTCCTGGAGCTCTGAGATGGTGATGAGGATGTGATGGCGTGTAGACAGGAAGTAGATCCAACCCCTCTGATGGCATAGAGGGAAATTTATTTGCATATAAACCTGATGAGCTGCAGGTTGTGTGAGATatttcacacacgcacacagagaagtgtgtgtatagtgttaacactgaccgtgtgtgtgtgtgttagagaataGTCGAAGTGAGGTGTTAAAAATACACGCTGAAGCTCTCCTGCCTGATGGCTCTTATGTTCTTTCCACAGGTAATATCAGAAGCCGGCTCATCTTTATCTTTCCCCTTTAATTTcgtttgttttaatttcattttgtttactttCCAACCCGAAACCTtttccgtgtttttttttttcttttttttttttttttttggatcagcgtgtatttttattacctttttttttttttttttttcgtgtctTCAGATCAGAGTCGGGATCTGTGACGGCTCTTCATGGCAGTCAGAAGGGGACACGTTAGATACTTAAAAGTGAGTAGACTCTGTATCTATTAGGGACACGACCTGataacgtgtgtgtgagagagacacttttttttacgGCACGAGTTGATTCGGCTGTCGTGTATGTCATCATTTGCTTCTCGACTTACTCTTGTGGTGAAGAGCTGGCTCACATGTTATCTAATTAATGCTAGCTAGTGAGTAAAGTTAGCTAGGTTaatgtaaccatggcaacagcgCTTGATACAGCATTTAACCAGAACTGTAGTTAGCTATGAGAGCAGCGAGCAGGAAACAAAGTGATGTTCATTTTCTACATACGTGTGCGACACGGAGGTGAGatttcagtgacatttaaaCTAAGATTTTCTCAATCCTGTGCAAATTACGCACGACTCTGTAAAGAAGCGACGAATCCAAACAATCCTGCAGCGTGTGAtccgacatttcttcagttctccGCTCATAGCTTGCACATTGTGCATGTAGAAGTGGAAGAAAAACTTCTAAGGGTGGTTTCGTCTTATCctgttttattaatgtgtatAGAAtcattaggaagaaaaataaagcttggaaagaAGTCGCAGAGATCGCTGATGCCTCCGGTGAGAATACGTAGCTAGTACAATTAGCTtgttttgctaatctaatcCAAGAATAAAACCAAGTGTGTAACACGTAAATTAAACAgctgattagattttttttaacactgattGGTGCGCTATTTGATTCGTTTCTAACTCGATAGCTTTAGAAGCGATATATAGCTGTTACAGTTTCTCATCAGGAggtcgggggttcaagccccagcactgccaggcTGCCGCTGTTGCGCCcttagcaaggcccttaaccctctctacTCCGGGGTGCCGTCTCTTGGCGGACCTTGGTTTTggacttcctaacaagctgggatgtGTGAcggaaagaatttcactgtggtGTAGTGTACATTTGacaactttaatataaaccctgcacaggccacacccacaagcgacaacATTAGCGACATGTACACGCctgcagtttgtttgtttatttacagcagTCAAAGGAAAATAAGGGCAAGAGAAACATTTCTACTGAATGTTTTTaggaaacacacatacacacagaggtCAGTGTTGGTCAGGTGGCAGATTTGAGAACCTCTGCCATATTTtagctaaaaagaaaaaaaaaaaaagccaggaccaaattttattttctgctttagAATCACTGCACCAGGAAGTATTGGGGCGGAGCTTCTTATTCTGAGCGTCTGTGATTGGTCAAACTCTAAATACTGTCTGACACGACTGGAAAATTTCATATTCTTAAACATCAGTAACTGACTAAGCTGCGGTTACTGAAATTTatcttcctattttttttttttttttttttttttttttttaaataaagattgatTCTGTGTATGGATCATCCTTTATAGagcttttttgttcttttattttttattattttatttttttttgtagtttattGTAGGTTTCTCCCATTTGAGTCGTTTCTCGCTCTTATTAAAGCTTTAACGACGAAAcgacatttttttaatgatttccttgtgtatattttattagcattagtgACACATTAGCTGTGATGGTCGGTAGTAAGTTATTATGTGTGTCGCTAGTAAATGGTGATGATTGCCAGTAAATCATCTCATTGatgtgtgattttcttttctctctttgtctctcaggAGGTGTACGACATGTCGAACGGTTACGAGGATCACATGGTGGAGGAGGCGAAGGATGCCAAGACGAACCTGATCGTGAATTATCTGCCACAGAACATGTCGCAGGAGGAGCTGCGCAGTCTCTTCAGCAGCATCGGCGAGGTGGAGAGCGCTAAGCTCATCCGAGATAAAGTCGCCGGTccgtatatatgtgtatatatataaacatatctcacatgcacacacacagataagtCCGGAAAATATGGTAGTCTCGTATAcagttaaaaaagaaatcattattaatatcttGCTAAATGGTTTCGTGGTTTTCAGctcaattttaatatttttttcttcaaggtttgtcctgatttttttttgcctgtaaTATGGTTAATTCATTTCTGATATTTTAAtggtttgtttctttctatCCGTAaggtttgtttgttggtttgttggtttgtttgtttgtttttgtttggtttagtttggttgtttttattgttttgcttttgtgttgttttctcCAGGCCACAGTTTAGGGTACGGCTTTGTTAACTATGTAAACCCTAGTGATGCAGAAAGAGCAATCAGTACTCTGAATGGCCTGAGGCTACAGTCTAAAACCATCAAGGTAATATTACATCACTACATATTTTACATCACGCGTGGCCTTTTACCTGTTGGGTTATCtgttattttaattcttttcatTAAAGCTGCGAGTTTGGTTTGTTTACTTTTCACTCAGTAACACTCCACATTAAGGCCTGGGTTATACTTGATATTCCCCCCCACCCCCTGACAAACTCAACTGTGAACGctatgtacatctggaggacTAAAAACGATGTGCTGTAGGTGGAGCCAAAGCATCCCTGAACGACCGGTTTCCAAGTTGAACTGGAAAATactaaacacactgacgagctgtttttctttaaaactttcttctGTCGTCGTGATTGTTGCCATGATCTACATCTCAAATCgtaaactctgaccttacattcaaaataatTTGCTAATCTAGAAAATTCAGAAGAGTGGTTTGCAAAACAGACCTTTGAAGGCTGCGTGAGGTTTTTAGAATTCACACGTTAACCATGAACCGGTTAGTGTTGGCGCTCAATAACTAGAGCattacataaacacatgcaaTTTAAAACACAGCACAAGTTTGTGGACATAGTGTCATGTGGTGCTGTACTGTCTGCGGTCGTCTTGCTCCATGCAGATAAATACCGTTAATTTCACCAGaagcaccagtacaccaagacaaattcctcGTGCATGTAAACCCACGGTACTTGGTAATGAAGGTGATTCTGATGACATGCACAGGATACAGTGCAGCAGCCATCTCGTGTAGATATATGCGTATCTAAAAGCAAGTATATTCCAGGCTTAAGAGATGGATGTTAACTTTTTGTGTTCTTAAGGATTTGTTAACCATCATTCATCTGTTCGTCTTCATTAAGCCttaattattatgaattaaGCACTGAGTTAATGCGTGCAGTGTTAATAGAATTTATCATAATCTTTACACTGCCCGATTGCATAAATTAACTGTGTTATCAGTATGAATTAAAACACTAGATGTTGctgtttttgaaataaataagtgtttttACTAAGAATAACGCACCATAGTGCtgcatttttatcagtttataatgGGACATGTGACATTAACGCAGCCCTCTGAATGGGACATCTCAAACGTCCTGCCTCACTATTGTGTGTTTTAGTTGTGTTATTGATGATTAACACTTACCTGAGTGTTTCTGAATCCGTCTTGTCAATCTGCTTTGTTTATAATCAGATTTGTTGTtaaagtgtgtgctgtgtgtttccCTGCCACAGGTGTCGTACGCACGGCCGAGCTCAGACTCCATCAAAGATGCCAATCTGTACATCAGTGGCCTTCCTAAGAACATGACACAGAAGGATGTGGAGGACATGTTCACGCGCTATGGACGCATCATTAACTCGCGCGTGCTCGTCGATCAGACATCAGGTGAGCTGGAAACTCTAGTTCATCTACAAATATCTACTGCTTCTAGTTAGTGCTTCATTATGACCCTTCCTGTTCCTGTCAGGTCTTTCCCGCGGCGTCGCGTTTATACGCTTTGACAAGCGCTCCGAGGCAGAAGACGCCATTAAAGAGCTGAATGGACAGAAACCTCCTGGCGCAGCCGAACCCATCACCGTCAAATTTGCTGCCAATCCCAAtcagattaaaaacacacagatcatCCCTCAGATCTATCACTCACAGTCTCGCCGCTTTGGAGGACCTGTACACCACCAGGCCCAGAGATTCAGGTACACACTCCATCGCGCGCACACAGAGAACTgtgtgatctgattggctgagagcagtacagcgTGTTCTCCATCTGACACACAGCTGATTGCAAGTTTACTGCCACTCCCACCTTCTCACAAatagtttcttttttgttttcattactatttaaatttagaccaggatttaaaaataaatctaaaattagagtttataacttttttaaactCTCTGCTACGTTTTTGTTGGATTGAAACCTCGTAAAGCCAGCAATGCTTTTttcctttagaaaaaaaatgttgactCCGAACATGAACATTTGCATTATATGGCTTTGCCAATAATTGGCTgtcaaatataattaaaaaaaaaaggaagatgatTTGAACAAATGTGAGTCAGAAAATC
This genomic interval from Pangasianodon hypophthalmus isolate fPanHyp1 chromosome 4, fPanHyp1.pri, whole genome shotgun sequence contains the following:
- the elavl1a gene encoding ELAV-like protein 1a isoform X1 is translated as MAVRRGHVRYLKEVYDMSNGYEDHMVEEAKDAKTNLIVNYLPQNMSQEELRSLFSSIGEVESAKLIRDKVAGHSLGYGFVNYVNPSDAERAISTLNGLRLQSKTIKVSYARPSSDSIKDANLYISGLPKNMTQKDVEDMFTRYGRIINSRVLVDQTSGLSRGVAFIRFDKRSEAEDAIKELNGQKPPGAAEPITVKFAANPNQIKNTQIIPQIYHSQSRRFGGPVHHQAQRFRFSPMGVDHMGGLSGANMGGSAQAGWCIFIYNLGPDADEGILWQMFGPFGAVTNVKVIRDFNTNKCKGFGFVTMTNYEEAAVAIASLNGYRLGDKILQVSFKTSKTHK
- the elavl1a gene encoding ELAV-like protein 1a isoform X2 — its product is MSNGYEDHMVEEAKDAKTNLIVNYLPQNMSQEELRSLFSSIGEVESAKLIRDKVAGHSLGYGFVNYVNPSDAERAISTLNGLRLQSKTIKVSYARPSSDSIKDANLYISGLPKNMTQKDVEDMFTRYGRIINSRVLVDQTSGLSRGVAFIRFDKRSEAEDAIKELNGQKPPGAAEPITVKFAANPNQIKNTQIIPQIYHSQSRRFGGPVHHQAQRFRFSPMGVDHMGGLSGANMGGSAQAGWCIFIYNLGPDADEGILWQMFGPFGAVTNVKVIRDFNTNKCKGFGFVTMTNYEEAAVAIASLNGYRLGDKILQVSFKTSKTHK